Genomic DNA from Cucurbita pepo subsp. pepo cultivar mu-cu-16 chromosome LG13, ASM280686v2, whole genome shotgun sequence:
GGACAAATTTGCGAAATACGAGTTTGCGGATGAAGAAATGGATGTGGATGTGGATGATCTTCTACTACTCGAAATCGAAGGCTGTTTCTGCAAATTCGGTCTCTGAGGATCCTTCGAAGTCGATTGCGATTTCGGATTCAAAGCCGAACCAGTGGAGTTGCTTCTCGAGAGGAAATGCAAGGATCGAATCAAACTCCTACTCTTGGAGCTTTCGCAATTTAGACTACTGCTTCGCTTGAACTGCCAGAAGGATTTGGATTGCGGTTTCTCATCGGCATCGAAACTGGCGGAGAGAAGCTCTTTGAGGCTCTTCTTCTCGGAGGAGACAGAATTTCTGGCAGGATCGGGAGGAActggagaaggaggaggagattgGATAGGTTTAAGAACTTCTCTGTTTGGCTCGATCGATTTCTTGATTTCGACGGGGAGAATTTTGCCATTGGAGAAAAGTTCGTCGGCGGAGGAGAGATCTTGCCTAAGAAGATTGCCGATGCAGAAATCGAAGTCGGATTCGAGAAGAGACAAGTCCAAACGCTCGCGATTGCaatcagaagaagaaggcaaCAAATCGGCCTGGTTCAGATCATGCGAAAACGAGATTCGAGGACTGATACCTACAGTAGAAATCTCAGAGCAAACTTCGATCGCCATTAGCATTAGAGCTTagccaaatccaaatccaaatcaaattcaaatcagGACTGAACAGCAGCAGATTGAAAACAGAAATGGTGGGAAAACGAATTTGTGATTCGAATTTGGGGAACAAAAGAGTCCGAACCTGCAGCCTTTTTGCCTTTGATTTCTCAGCCTTTTCCTGTGGAGAAAATCGGCATTGTGAGGATTGAAGAGTGAGAACAGGAAAATGCGTCTGAACTGCGAAAtcgaaatttgaagaacaacaaaaatgtGTGAATTACGAGGACAGAAAGTGAAgcaaagagaatgaaaggtgTTGAAATTAAGCACCGAAAGGCTACAAAAAGAAGAATCCTAGCGAGCCGGAGAGGGGTTTCATgaccatttttattattatttattattattatttttcttttttatttacaacgactattaaaaaaattttaccGAATAAGTTTTGAATGCGATGCTATAAATAGGCTAAGATTCGATTTTCTCATTAATAAAGGAAAATACTAtgatttcatttcatatttccttttataCCAAAGTACCACACATATGCAGCTTATTCGTACTATAATCTTTTATTTCCTCTTTTACCCTTATACTTTTaatgaaattcaatttttctaCTCTTAGTTTAACGGGATATGGTTGTTCAAATATGATGTACTCATTCACGTATGAGAGTGACTCTTCGAGTATAAATGTCTACTGGTTTCAATAGGTGTAACTGATGCTGGTGTGATGCTATGTTCAAGTATAGGGATTAGGTtgaaaggaggtggattgtgagatcccaaatcgattggaaagagaaacgagtgccaaAGAGGACGCTGAGTCCCGAATGAtggtgaattgtgagaccccacattcgttggagagtagaacaaaacattctaagggtgtgaaaacttattcctagcagacgcgttttaaaaaccttgaggagaactCCAAAAgcgaaagcctaaagaggacaatatcggctgcTATGTATGTTTacgttcttaaaaaaataattcccCCTTGTGATTTATTGTTAGGTTAGAATACTCAAACGAGCTAGAATCACATGACGCTAATGATTTGAGGGTGGTTAGAGGAATTTGATAGTATAAACTACTGAGTTAGGTTGTGTGAATCGGATGATCAAGAAAAAACTTAGAACGACTATAAGATTTTTCATTGTAGAgattaaattgttacaaattaaaaaaatatatcgattaaatttagttttggtGTGAAATTGTTGATAATTTTTAACCTAAGTTTAATCGTGAAAAGTGAAGGGTAAAATgtggattattattattgtcatTAATTTTGTCACCACTAGGCTTCATCATAGAAAGCCATATTAATTAGGGTGCACTCTACAACCCCACgtgaatattaatttaaataattcaaattaaatgtttgGTAGATGATATGATTAATTTCAAATGTtatataataactttattttttaataataaaaaaaattgattaagaAAAACTATTGAAAAATCTATCCAAATTATTtgggacaaaaaaaaaaaaaNactcaaaaaaaaaaaatcaaattggaTCAGAGGAAAAATGGTAAACCGAAtagttatattaattttagccataaatttttaattttatgaatataaacCTTATCAAttttaactataaatttttaatttttattgatttaaatctcaaatttaaataaatatatccatttaggttaagattttatttaaaatttatcgaTTTCGAGGGCGTTGCTTTCTCcattttgtctttttcatGTCTCGCctatgttaaaatatcatcactgaCTCAATTAAGTCAAACTCAATAATTATATCAGTCAATTGTCTGTCGAAATAAATAtctacatattttaaaaataaagatgtaTGAACCGTCGAAAATAGACCTATTAAATTACctctaattttaagaatatttatttaatcattacATTTTggaatgtaaaaataaattatgaataaaagTATGGTAGCCAACATATTAAATAgattttaaccaaaaaaatgatCAAATCAATACACCTAAGGTATGATAGCCACACAATTTTGACTTTTGTTGGATATTTTTAGGtcatcaaattatatataataatgtcAACTATctccatattttaattagtgaTTAAAAGTtatctatttctatttttcttcacgtggaaaattttaattcatcaaataatttgtatttttattgattttctctctcaaatttgttaattttctaatttgttttcttccgagaatgaaataaaaaaattatcgacTCAACTTTGTGGTCGAGGCATATTGAGTTCGGTAGCAAGTAtagattaatattttgtttcaatttgaactttaaaaatttttattaatatctttcaattttttta
This window encodes:
- the LOC111808723 gene encoding uncharacterized protein LOC111808723, whose product is MAIEVCSEISTVGISPRISFSHDLNQADLLPSSSDCNRERLDLSLLESDFDFCIGNLLRQDLSSADELFSNGKILPVEIKKSIEPNREVLKPIQSPPPSPVPPDPARNSVSSEKKSLKELLSASFDADEKPQSKSFWQFKRSSSLNCESSKSRSLIRSLHFLSRSNSTGSALNPKSQSTSKDPQRPNLQKQPSISSSRRSSTSTSISSSANSYFANLSSQKPSVRKNSGPNNGNGVRISPFLNLPPPYISKVTVSFFGFGSLFCNACDQSQQTETIREIALYYFESNMEELKLDKSLRL